In Spirochaetota bacterium, one DNA window encodes the following:
- a CDS encoding MBL fold metallo-hydrolase has protein sequence MILAGCAALAGALFASCSYLRKGGDAAGRPGERSSPNFRDGKYLNPVPTIVTGDGTVLDTIWRWISSTEQRTPPVRMEFPNPSLRESLDAEDGLRVAWVGHSSVIIKIDGKIFLTDPMWSERASPVSFMGPARFFNPPFPLEALPPLDGVIISHDHYDHLDRDTVTRLAATGVVFYTPLAVGEILRSWGIPGERVVELDWHEERALGGGHSLIAAPARHFSGRGIGKRDTTQWASWIITSGKHRVYFGGDGGYFAGFADIGARYGPFDLVMLEIGAYGDNWPDIHMGPSNAVKAHLDLKGAVLLPIHWGTFNLAFHSWTEPVEKLIAAADTQGIRLCLPRPGLVVGGDLTVNSRWWKADRKSP, from the coding sequence ATGATACTGGCCGGGTGCGCCGCGCTCGCGGGCGCGCTGTTCGCGTCGTGTTCATACCTGCGCAAGGGCGGGGACGCGGCAGGGCGGCCGGGGGAGAGAAGCTCGCCCAATTTCCGGGATGGGAAATATCTGAACCCCGTGCCCACGATAGTCACCGGGGACGGCACGGTGCTCGACACGATCTGGCGCTGGATTTCAAGCACGGAGCAGCGGACACCGCCCGTGCGCATGGAATTTCCGAACCCCTCGCTCAGGGAATCCCTTGACGCGGAAGACGGGCTGCGCGTCGCGTGGGTGGGACATTCCAGCGTGATCATTAAAATCGATGGAAAGATATTTCTCACCGACCCCATGTGGAGCGAGCGCGCATCGCCCGTGAGTTTCATGGGGCCCGCGCGCTTCTTTAATCCGCCCTTTCCGCTTGAGGCGCTTCCGCCGCTGGATGGCGTCATCATCTCGCACGACCACTACGACCACCTGGATCGGGACACGGTGACGAGGCTCGCCGCGACCGGTGTCGTGTTCTACACGCCCCTGGCCGTGGGCGAAATTCTCAGGTCGTGGGGGATCCCGGGCGAGCGCGTCGTCGAGCTCGACTGGCATGAAGAGCGCGCGCTGGGAGGCGGTCATTCGCTCATCGCCGCGCCCGCGCGCCATTTTTCGGGCCGCGGGATCGGGAAGCGGGACACCACTCAGTGGGCGTCGTGGATAATCACGAGCGGGAAGCACCGGGTGTACTTTGGCGGCGACGGGGGCTACTTCGCGGGCTTCGCCGATATCGGCGCGCGCTACGGGCCGTTCGACCTGGTCATGCTCGAGATAGGCGCGTACGGCGATAACTGGCCCGATATACACATGGGTCCGTCGAACGCGGTGAAGGCGCACCTGGACCTGAAAGGTGCGGTCCTCCTGCCCATACACTGGGGGACCTTCAACCTCGCCTTCCATTCCTGGACCGAGCCCGTGGAAAAGCTCATCGCGGCCGCCGATACGCAGGGGATCAGGCTGTGCCTTCCCCGGCCCGGCCTGGTCGTCGGGGGCGACCTCACGGTGAACTCCCGGTGGTGGAAGGCCGATCGAAAATCCCCATAA
- a CDS encoding TolC family protein: MNTMRSGIPRTPGRSVTILLCGLVLCALGAAAAGAKDDDVKSLIIGASGVSDADADTARGKESLSLFDFYALAVKNTERLALEAEGAVQSQARRDQALGSFLPRLYLRGAYLFPQSESKMSSASTKSYVSLYARQPILTGLQELASYMAARSDVKLREMNVRYAASQLLLDVASGYYRVIRAEKSLATSREVLKLYRDMLGEINYRVALGRSRPSESLRINAQIFRLEADITALEDGLADTRLVLGTLTALGPDFRIAEIEVLPEPAYDPATERTVVASRYDVLAAIQQIEVAKAGVLQAEGGHLPSVYLEGNYLLYQRHHTGTNYYGGLGVELPLFLGGATSARVRESESAQRQAELRLSTVTRAAYEDVQGAYRAWMLSRREYEAYRKALDSAQDEYKTSNYEFQMKLVTLLDLLTSLASYQNAKDDYQQAALQFGFNRVRLGVAVNEFAGGGVAVLRNAASPRATEK, from the coding sequence ATGAATACCATGAGATCGGGAATACCACGCACGCCCGGCCGCTCAGTAACGATCCTCCTCTGCGGCTTGGTCCTGTGCGCGCTGGGCGCCGCCGCGGCGGGCGCGAAGGACGACGACGTGAAGTCGCTCATCATCGGGGCGAGCGGCGTATCGGACGCCGACGCCGATACCGCGCGCGGGAAGGAGAGCCTTTCCCTTTTCGATTTCTACGCGCTCGCGGTGAAGAACACCGAGCGTCTCGCGCTGGAGGCCGAGGGCGCCGTCCAGTCGCAGGCCCGCAGGGACCAGGCGCTGGGCTCCTTCCTGCCGAGGCTGTATCTGCGCGGGGCCTATCTCTTCCCGCAGAGCGAAAGCAAGATGTCCTCCGCCTCCACGAAGTCGTACGTGAGCCTCTATGCGCGCCAGCCCATACTCACCGGGCTCCAGGAGCTCGCCTCGTACATGGCGGCGCGCTCCGACGTGAAGCTCCGGGAGATGAATGTGCGTTATGCGGCATCGCAGCTCCTCCTGGACGTCGCGTCCGGGTATTACCGGGTGATCCGGGCCGAAAAAAGCCTCGCGACCAGCCGCGAGGTGCTCAAGCTCTACCGCGACATGCTGGGGGAGATCAACTACCGCGTCGCCCTGGGACGGAGCAGGCCGAGCGAATCGCTCCGGATAAACGCGCAAATATTCCGCCTTGAGGCCGACATCACCGCCCTGGAGGACGGGCTCGCCGATACCAGGCTCGTCCTGGGGACCCTCACCGCGCTGGGTCCGGACTTCCGCATCGCCGAGATCGAGGTCCTTCCCGAGCCCGCGTACGACCCGGCGACCGAGCGCACCGTCGTCGCGTCGCGCTACGACGTGCTTGCCGCGATCCAGCAAATCGAGGTCGCGAAGGCGGGCGTGCTGCAGGCGGAGGGGGGACACCTCCCGTCCGTCTACCTCGAGGGAAACTATCTCCTCTACCAGCGGCACCACACGGGCACGAACTACTACGGGGGCCTGGGCGTGGAGCTTCCGCTCTTCCTGGGCGGCGCGACGTCCGCCAGGGTGCGCGAGTCCGAATCCGCGCAGCGGCAGGCGGAGCTCCGGCTTTCCACCGTTACGCGTGCGGCCTACGAGGACGTACAGGGCGCGTATAGGGCTTGGATGCTTTCGCGCAGAGAATACGAGGCGTACCGCAAGGCGCTCGATTCCGCCCAGGACGAGTACAAGACGTCCAACTACGAATTTCAGATGAAGCTGGTCACCCTGCTCGACCTGCTCACCTCGCTCGCGTCCTACCAGAACGCGAAAGACGACTACCAGCAGGCGGCGCTCCAGTTCGGGTTCAACCGGGTACGGCTGGGCGTGGCCGTCAACGAGTTCGCGGGCGGGGGCGTCGCGGTACTGCGAAACGCCGCGTCTCCCCGCGCGACGGAGAAATAG
- a CDS encoding efflux RND transporter permease subunit, with product MKLSDISIKNSVFAWVLMIGLILFGAIGFSRMGISQLPDVDFPVLTITVTWAGASPVTMESAVVDILEDSVMSIEGIRSVSSTSLEGLANISIEFELTRDINAALQEVQTKILQAQRNLPNDIDPPVVTKSNPEDQPIMFAAVYGKFTQRELVLFVRDHLKDEITTIEGVGDIRLGGYLDPNMRIWIRTDAMERQQITVDDIIAAVTSQHTLTPSGYMDNGPRETHVRVLSESATRADFENIIIPNRRGEPIWTPIRLGEVAHIEEGLADVRRISRFNGETAIGVGIIKQRGSNAVSIGRKVKERVKESADLLPANMKMGIAWDSTQFIEDSTRELLSNLVLSVILTSFVCWLFLGSFSSAFNVILAIPTSLVGAFIVLYFYGFTLNTFTLLALSLSIGIVVDDAIMVLENIVRHHEEGMSRVKAAIVGAREITTAAIAASLAILAIFLPVVFMKGIIGKFFFQFGITMTVAVMLSLLEALTLAPMRCSQILTSGKETWVGARMDRFMESFSSRYRGALAWCLGRRWKVLGASALVFALSLLLLGGIPKEFVPPQDQSRFLINIQTPLGSSLQFTDSIFRKTEAILKSRPEVDRFNCAVGGFQGGLVNQGVFNVTMKNRPDRPVAAPFERRPSQQDFMAFIRGEVKKIPGVARVAVLDLSQQGFTAQRGYPIQFSVQGPDWDRLAEYSKKMMDVLTESGLVTDLDTDYNLGMPELKVIPDRAKAAAQGVTVSSVANTISAAVGSLRIGKYTDSSGRRDDIRVKLLDTDNRVPADIARLGVRNIHGEIVNLGSVISLEEKPSLLTITRYNRERAITVFANIAPEKSQADVLAFIDNKGKEILPQGYHTEFTGSSKTFRESFDSLVVALVLGIIVAYMVLGSQFNSFLHPFTVLLALPFSVTGAFLAMKLTGISLNIYSMIGLLLLMGIVKKNSILLVDFTNQRRTAGMGVREALLHACPVRLRPIVITSIATIAAAVPPALALGAGAETTRPMAIVVIGGVLVSTFLTLFVVPCAYSLLSRFESTKHRKEVRDALKSLEVTEKQ from the coding sequence ATGAAGCTTTCCGACATTTCCATAAAGAACTCCGTCTTCGCATGGGTCCTCATGATAGGGCTCATTCTTTTCGGCGCGATCGGGTTCAGCCGGATGGGCATAAGCCAGCTCCCGGACGTGGACTTCCCGGTTCTCACGATCACCGTCACGTGGGCCGGGGCCTCGCCGGTGACGATGGAATCCGCGGTGGTCGACATACTCGAAGACTCCGTGATGTCCATCGAGGGCATCCGGAGTGTGAGCTCCACCTCGCTCGAGGGGCTCGCGAACATCTCGATCGAGTTCGAGCTCACCCGCGATATCAACGCTGCGCTCCAGGAGGTGCAGACCAAGATACTGCAGGCGCAGAGGAACCTGCCCAACGATATCGATCCGCCCGTCGTCACCAAGTCCAACCCCGAGGACCAGCCCATCATGTTCGCGGCGGTCTACGGGAAGTTCACACAGAGGGAGCTCGTGCTCTTCGTGCGCGACCACCTCAAGGACGAGATCACGACGATCGAGGGGGTGGGCGACATCCGCCTGGGCGGCTACCTGGATCCCAACATGCGCATCTGGATCAGGACCGACGCCATGGAGCGCCAGCAGATCACCGTTGACGACATCATCGCCGCGGTGACCTCGCAGCACACCCTTACGCCCTCCGGCTACATGGACAACGGTCCCCGCGAGACGCACGTGCGCGTCCTGAGCGAATCGGCGACCAGGGCGGATTTCGAGAACATCATCATCCCCAACCGCAGGGGCGAGCCCATCTGGACGCCCATACGCCTGGGCGAGGTGGCGCACATCGAGGAGGGGCTCGCGGACGTGCGGCGCATCAGCCGGTTCAACGGCGAGACCGCGATAGGGGTGGGCATCATCAAGCAGCGCGGCTCCAACGCCGTGTCTATCGGCCGCAAGGTCAAGGAGCGGGTGAAGGAGAGCGCGGACCTGCTTCCCGCGAACATGAAGATGGGGATTGCGTGGGACAGTACCCAGTTCATCGAGGACTCGACCCGCGAGCTCCTCTCGAACCTGGTATTATCGGTCATACTCACCTCCTTTGTGTGCTGGCTCTTCCTGGGCTCGTTCAGCTCGGCCTTCAACGTGATCCTCGCGATCCCCACCTCGCTCGTGGGGGCCTTCATCGTGCTCTATTTTTACGGCTTCACGCTCAACACCTTCACGCTGCTCGCACTCTCGCTTTCGATAGGCATCGTGGTCGACGACGCGATCATGGTGCTCGAGAACATCGTGCGCCACCACGAGGAGGGGATGAGCCGGGTGAAGGCCGCCATAGTGGGCGCGCGCGAGATCACTACCGCCGCGATCGCGGCCTCGCTCGCGATCCTCGCGATATTCCTGCCCGTGGTGTTCATGAAGGGCATCATAGGAAAGTTCTTCTTCCAGTTCGGGATCACGATGACGGTCGCGGTGATGCTCTCGCTCCTGGAGGCGCTCACGCTCGCGCCCATGCGCTGCTCGCAGATACTCACGAGCGGAAAAGAGACATGGGTGGGGGCGCGGATGGACCGGTTCATGGAATCGTTCTCGTCCCGCTACCGCGGCGCCCTCGCGTGGTGCCTGGGACGGCGCTGGAAGGTCCTGGGCGCGAGCGCCCTCGTCTTCGCGCTCTCGCTCCTCCTGCTGGGCGGGATACCCAAGGAGTTCGTGCCGCCCCAGGACCAGAGCCGCTTTCTTATAAACATCCAGACGCCGCTGGGCTCCTCGTTGCAGTTTACCGATTCGATATTCAGGAAGACCGAGGCCATACTAAAAAGCCGCCCCGAGGTCGACCGGTTCAACTGCGCCGTGGGCGGTTTCCAGGGCGGGCTCGTGAACCAGGGCGTGTTCAACGTGACCATGAAGAACCGGCCGGACCGCCCGGTCGCCGCGCCCTTCGAGCGCAGGCCCTCGCAGCAGGATTTCATGGCCTTCATCCGGGGCGAGGTAAAAAAGATCCCGGGGGTGGCGCGCGTGGCGGTGCTCGACCTGTCGCAGCAGGGTTTCACGGCGCAGCGCGGCTACCCCATCCAGTTTTCGGTGCAGGGTCCCGACTGGGACAGGCTGGCCGAGTACAGCAAAAAGATGATGGATGTCCTCACGGAATCGGGCCTTGTCACGGACCTTGACACCGACTACAACCTGGGCATGCCCGAGCTCAAGGTGATTCCCGATCGCGCGAAGGCGGCCGCGCAGGGCGTGACGGTTTCGTCGGTCGCGAACACGATAAGCGCGGCCGTGGGGAGCCTGCGCATCGGGAAGTATACCGACTCGTCCGGGCGCAGGGACGACATCCGTGTCAAGCTCCTCGACACCGACAACCGCGTGCCCGCCGATATCGCGCGGCTGGGGGTGCGCAATATCCACGGCGAGATCGTGAACCTGGGGAGTGTGATAAGCCTCGAGGAAAAACCGTCGCTCCTCACGATCACCCGCTACAACCGCGAACGCGCGATCACCGTGTTCGCGAACATCGCACCGGAGAAATCGCAGGCGGACGTGCTCGCGTTCATCGATAATAAAGGGAAGGAGATCCTCCCGCAGGGTTATCACACCGAGTTTACGGGAAGCTCCAAGACCTTCAGGGAATCCTTCGACAGCCTGGTTGTCGCGCTCGTCCTGGGTATCATCGTCGCCTACATGGTGCTGGGCTCGCAGTTCAACAGCTTCCTGCACCCGTTCACCGTGCTCCTCGCGCTTCCCTTCAGCGTCACGGGGGCCTTCCTCGCGATGAAGCTCACCGGGATATCGCTCAATATCTACAGCATGATCGGGCTTCTGCTCCTGATGGGCATCGTGAAGAAGAATTCGATACTCCTCGTCGATTTTACGAACCAGCGCAGGACCGCGGGGATGGGCGTGCGCGAGGCGCTCCTCCACGCCTGCCCGGTGAGGCTGCGGCCCATCGTCATAACCTCCATCGCCACCATCGCGGCGGCCGTGCCGCCCGCGCTCGCGCTGGGGGCCGGCGCCGAGACCACCCGGCCCATGGCGATCGTGGTCATAGGCGGGGTGCTGGTATCCACCTTCCTCACCCTCTTTGTGGTTCCCTGCGCCTACAGCCTTCTCTCGCGCTTCGAGAGCACGAAACACCGGAAGGAAGTGCGGGACGCGCTCAAGTCGCTGGAAGTAACGGAAAAACAATGA
- a CDS encoding type II toxin-antitoxin system RelE/ParE family toxin codes for MVKWTASSRKDLRHIHDHIAEESGYYAKKVLVSVVTRADVLKDFPQMGRMVPEFQNPSIREIIVYSYRIIYEIHGDAVEILAVIHGKRNLEDVLSPP; via the coding sequence ATGGTAAAATGGACCGCGTCCTCCAGGAAGGACCTGCGGCACATCCATGATCACATAGCAGAAGAATCCGGCTATTACGCAAAAAAGGTGCTGGTATCCGTCGTTACCAGGGCCGATGTCCTCAAGGACTTTCCGCAAATGGGAAGAATGGTCCCGGAGTTTCAGAACCCTTCGATTAGAGAAATAATCGTGTATTCATACCGTATTATTTATGAGATCCACGGTGATGCAGTGGAGATACTCGCGGTGATTCATGGGAAGCGCAATCTTGAAGATGTGCTCAGCCCGCCATAG
- a CDS encoding exo-alpha-sialidase, with product MKKILKIAGIVLALVAVSIGTLLLYWRVRPNGAVVDKSLTLEVWDAVNDGMHNSNTDMTFFKGHYYLVHASSPYHFATPECKLIVRRSKDARSWEELSRVNVPGEDIRDPKFLVLNDRLYLYVLKSVDFEAEPYATAWLSSADGKTWSAMKDMEPKGWLFWRPKSRDGATWYLAAYWHEHGKSALLKSTDGERWEIVSTIYEGGRNDETDIEFLPDGRMISTQRLEYSEDLFGDARASTGIRVAAPPYTKWDGIEDFTTRLDGPALFSYHGKVYAIGRRNPYSPGPVNYYGSIFDRKRTSLFLLTPERLVFLSDVPSAGDTSYAGFVMKQDTIYFSYYTSDVKRDYPWIMGMISQSPIMMAKLELPSLEKLAAEKARFDSVRFGSAQRAGRVAP from the coding sequence GTGAAAAAGATTCTGAAGATCGCGGGCATCGTGCTCGCCCTGGTGGCAGTTAGTATCGGCACCCTGCTGCTGTACTGGCGCGTGAGGCCCAACGGCGCCGTGGTGGACAAGTCGCTCACCCTGGAGGTGTGGGACGCGGTGAACGACGGCATGCACAACTCGAACACCGATATGACCTTTTTCAAGGGGCACTACTACCTTGTGCACGCGAGCTCCCCGTATCACTTCGCGACCCCGGAGTGCAAACTCATCGTGCGCCGCTCGAAGGACGCGCGGTCGTGGGAGGAGCTTTCCCGCGTGAACGTGCCGGGCGAAGATATTCGCGACCCCAAGTTCCTCGTGCTGAACGACCGCCTCTACCTCTACGTGCTCAAGAGCGTGGACTTCGAGGCCGAACCCTACGCGACGGCCTGGCTCTCGTCGGCGGACGGGAAGACGTGGAGCGCGATGAAAGACATGGAGCCGAAGGGCTGGCTCTTCTGGAGGCCCAAGTCGCGCGACGGGGCAACCTGGTACCTGGCGGCCTACTGGCACGAGCACGGGAAGTCGGCGCTGTTAAAGTCGACCGACGGCGAACGGTGGGAGATCGTATCGACCATCTACGAGGGTGGGCGCAACGACGAGACCGATATCGAGTTCCTCCCCGACGGAAGGATGATAAGCACGCAGCGGCTCGAGTATTCGGAGGATCTCTTTGGCGACGCGCGCGCGTCGACGGGTATCCGGGTGGCGGCGCCGCCTTATACGAAATGGGATGGCATCGAGGACTTCACCACGCGCCTTGACGGACCGGCGCTCTTCAGCTATCACGGCAAGGTCTATGCCATAGGCAGACGCAATCCGTACAGCCCGGGGCCTGTCAATTATTACGGAAGCATCTTCGACCGCAAGCGCACCTCGCTCTTCCTGCTCACTCCTGAAAGGCTCGTCTTTCTATCGGACGTGCCGAGCGCGGGGGATACCTCTTATGCGGGCTTCGTGATGAAGCAGGATACTATTTATTTCAGCTATTACACGAGCGACGTGAAAAGGGACTACCCGTGGATCATGGGCATGATATCGCAGAGTCCCATCATGATGGCGAAGCTTGAGCTTCCTTCGCTGGAGAAGCTCGCGGCGGAAAAGGCGCGTTTCGACTCCGTTCGTTTCGGCTCCGCTCAACGAGCGGGACGGGTTGCTCCCTGA
- a CDS encoding PAS domain S-box protein: MGSQCCTILLVEDEPVIALAQAQELEREGYDVMCAARGEEAIELVRDNPGRIDLILMDIDLGKGLDGTQVARAILKDHDIPVVFLSSHTEKEIVEKTEQITSYGYVVKKSGITVLLASLRMAFKLHEAYLGIQARNLELEAANRNLLGSQEELSAREDALRESEERYRCLFEQGSDALFVADPQSRRLVDCNSKAEELTGFSREALLSMNADQLHPDDVRPVTMDYFREFVKGNRADAVETVVLTMNGSRVPVSINAGIVKVGGSTLLIGIFRDISDKKCAEEAQREHARKIDTIINNLNGVLYRCLNDRDWTMEYLSEGILELSGYPSADFLGNGVRSYNSIIAPEDRDRIWDEIQEALGSGRSYTLEYCIVTAAGERRWVWERGRGVPGESGTVTLEGFITDVSARRTAEAHREAALAALGESERRMNDILDHVGAFIFIKDTAYRYTYANKKVRELFGRDEQAIIGRSDEDFFSAGSIGEIRTSDRRVIEEGETVTREETDLVSSDGHPRTYWTVKIPLTDASGAVNGLCGISTDITDWKRTQSQARAYARFLEKLEKIDNVIMHADNLNEMLKNLLDSVLGIFKCDRAWLLFPCDPSAPSFRVIMQRTRKEYPADLAENTDLPVLPDVAAVFREILETAGPVTFDPASGREIPYGKEFSTQSQIVVGIRPRTGLPWVFGLHQCSHARIWSIEEQRLFREIGRRVTDGLSSMLFLGTLRESEEKFRALVENLNVGIFSSTPDGAFLHANRSMAALAGYASVEELLRVPVSGLYADPRDGERLNLRIGEHGHVSNMEILARRKNGSIFWLSMSAVLLRENGAHGESILGMATDITERKRIEEALDRRIVALTRPLGENDVVTFEELFSLDDIQVIQDLFAKATGVASIITQVDGTPITRPSGFCRLCSDIIRRTEKGLSNCYHSDAVLGRYHPDGPVIQPCLSGGLWDAGASITVGGRHVANWLIGQVRDETQSENRMRAYAHDVGADEEEFIAAFHEVPTMPRERFEDVARALFVFANQLSLMAHQNIQQARIIVERKEAVDALTRSVAEKEMLFKELQHRVKNSLNIASNLISLKMGDLPDEHTRGVFADVIARIGSIAAVYEQLQTENDLDRIDLGRYVGRLVSLLRQSYAPAGGRVLIADTLEAIQCEQRCAVPVGLILNELVTNALKYAYPPGAAGEIRVDLRNRGGKAELLVSDDGPGIDEKFRHAHKGGMGLRLVDMLCRQIGGVHAIEEGPGARIRVTFPV; this comes from the coding sequence GTGGGTTCTCAGTGCTGCACCATCCTGCTCGTCGAGGACGAACCGGTCATCGCCCTTGCGCAGGCCCAGGAGCTTGAGCGCGAGGGATACGACGTGATGTGCGCCGCGCGCGGGGAAGAGGCGATCGAGCTCGTGCGCGACAACCCCGGGCGCATCGATCTCATTCTCATGGACATCGACCTGGGCAAGGGGTTGGACGGCACCCAGGTCGCGCGTGCGATACTGAAAGATCATGACATCCCGGTCGTGTTCCTCTCTTCCCACACCGAAAAGGAAATCGTCGAAAAAACAGAGCAAATCACCTCGTACGGCTACGTGGTCAAGAAGTCCGGCATCACCGTGCTATTGGCCTCGCTCAGGATGGCATTCAAGCTTCACGAGGCCTATCTCGGGATTCAGGCGAGGAACCTGGAGCTCGAAGCCGCGAACCGGAACCTGCTGGGTTCGCAGGAGGAACTCTCCGCCCGGGAGGACGCGCTCAGGGAAAGCGAAGAAAGGTATCGCTGCCTCTTCGAACAGGGATCCGATGCGCTCTTCGTGGCGGACCCGCAGTCCAGGAGGCTTGTCGACTGCAACAGCAAGGCCGAGGAATTGACCGGGTTCTCGCGAGAAGCGCTGCTGTCCATGAACGCGGACCAGCTTCATCCCGATGACGTGCGCCCGGTCACTATGGATTATTTCCGGGAGTTCGTGAAGGGGAACAGGGCGGATGCGGTGGAAACCGTCGTGCTGACCATGAATGGATCGAGGGTTCCGGTCTCCATCAATGCGGGGATCGTGAAGGTTGGGGGCAGCACCCTTCTCATCGGGATTTTCAGGGACATATCCGACAAGAAGTGCGCCGAGGAGGCGCAGCGGGAACACGCCCGGAAGATCGATACGATCATCAACAATCTCAACGGGGTCCTGTACCGTTGCTTGAACGATCGCGACTGGACCATGGAGTACCTGAGTGAGGGCATCCTGGAGCTTTCGGGATATCCTTCCGCGGATTTCCTGGGCAACGGCGTCCGCTCCTACAACTCGATCATCGCCCCGGAGGACCGGGACAGGATATGGGACGAGATCCAGGAGGCCCTGGGCTCGGGGAGAAGCTATACCCTGGAATACTGCATCGTGACGGCGGCGGGGGAACGGCGCTGGGTGTGGGAGCGCGGGCGCGGCGTGCCCGGTGAATCGGGGACCGTTACACTCGAGGGATTCATAACGGACGTGAGCGCGCGAAGAACCGCGGAGGCGCACCGCGAGGCGGCGCTCGCGGCGCTGGGGGAAAGCGAACGGCGCATGAACGATATTCTCGACCACGTGGGAGCGTTCATCTTCATTAAGGATACGGCGTACCGTTACACGTATGCGAACAAAAAGGTTCGCGAGCTATTCGGTCGCGACGAACAGGCTATTATCGGCAGGAGCGACGAAGATTTTTTTTCGGCCGGATCGATCGGCGAGATAAGGACGAGCGACCGAAGGGTGATCGAGGAGGGCGAAACCGTGACGCGGGAGGAGACGGACCTGGTCTCCTCCGACGGGCATCCGCGCACCTATTGGACCGTCAAGATTCCGCTCACCGATGCCTCCGGCGCCGTGAACGGGTTATGCGGAATTTCGACCGATATCACCGACTGGAAAAGGACGCAATCGCAGGCGCGAGCCTACGCGAGATTCCTGGAAAAACTGGAAAAAATCGACAATGTGATCATGCACGCGGATAACCTGAACGAGATGCTGAAAAATCTGCTCGATTCTGTCCTCGGCATTTTCAAGTGCGACCGCGCATGGCTGCTGTTTCCCTGCGATCCCAGCGCGCCGTCTTTCAGGGTCATTATGCAACGTACGCGGAAGGAATACCCCGCCGATCTGGCGGAGAACACGGATCTTCCTGTCCTGCCGGATGTCGCGGCCGTATTCCGGGAAATCCTCGAGACGGCCGGACCCGTTACGTTCGATCCGGCATCCGGGAGAGAGATTCCTTATGGAAAAGAATTTTCCACGCAATCGCAGATCGTGGTGGGAATTCGACCCAGGACGGGTTTGCCCTGGGTGTTTGGATTGCACCAGTGTTCGCACGCGCGCATCTGGTCGATCGAGGAACAGCGCCTGTTCCGGGAGATCGGGCGCAGGGTGACCGACGGACTAAGCAGCATGCTTTTCCTGGGGACGCTTCGCGAAAGCGAAGAGAAATTCCGCGCGCTCGTGGAAAATCTCAACGTCGGAATTTTCAGCAGCACGCCGGACGGCGCGTTCCTCCACGCAAATCGATCCATGGCCGCGCTCGCCGGGTATGCGAGCGTGGAAGAACTTCTCAGGGTGCCGGTCTCCGGCCTCTATGCCGACCCGCGCGACGGGGAGCGCCTTAACCTGCGGATCGGGGAACACGGCCATGTCTCGAATATGGAGATCCTCGCCAGGAGGAAAAATGGTTCCATATTCTGGCTCTCGATGAGCGCGGTGCTTCTCCGGGAAAATGGCGCGCACGGGGAGTCGATCCTGGGGATGGCGACCGATATCACCGAGCGAAAAAGAATAGAGGAAGCACTGGACCGGCGCATCGTGGCGCTCACCCGTCCCCTGGGCGAGAACGACGTCGTCACGTTCGAAGAGCTTTTCAGCCTGGACGACATCCAGGTCATACAGGACCTTTTCGCGAAGGCCACGGGGGTGGCGTCGATAATAACCCAGGTGGACGGGACGCCCATCACGCGGCCGAGCGGCTTCTGCCGGCTGTGCAGCGACATCATCCGGCGTACCGAGAAGGGACTTTCAAATTGCTATCATTCGGACGCGGTGCTCGGAAGGTACCATCCCGACGGGCCGGTCATCCAGCCCTGCCTGAGCGGCGGGCTCTGGGACGCGGGGGCGAGCATCACGGTGGGCGGGCGTCACGTCGCGAACTGGCTGATAGGACAGGTGAGGGACGAGACACAGTCCGAGAACAGGATGCGCGCGTATGCCCATGACGTGGGCGCCGATGAAGAAGAGTTTATCGCGGCATTCCACGAGGTTCCCACCATGCCCCGGGAGCGCTTCGAGGACGTGGCGCGCGCGCTCTTCGTGTTCGCCAACCAGCTTTCGCTCATGGCTCACCAGAACATTCAGCAGGCGCGCATCATCGTGGAAAGAAAAGAGGCGGTCGACGCCCTCACCCGGTCGGTCGCCGAGAAGGAGATGCTTTTCAAGGAGCTCCAGCATCGCGTGAAGAACAGTTTGAATATCGCCTCCAATCTCATCTCGCTTAAAATGGGCGACCTGCCCGACGAGCATACGCGTGGGGTATTCGCCGATGTGATCGCGCGCATCGGCTCCATCGCGGCGGTATATGAGCAGCTCCAGACGGAAAACGACCTCGACAGGATCGACCTGGGGCGCTACGTGGGACGTCTGGTTTCGCTGCTAAGGCAATCCTACGCGCCCGCCGGGGGCCGGGTGCTGATCGCGGACACGCTCGAGGCGATTCAGTGCGAGCAAAGGTGCGCGGTGCCGGTCGGGCTTATTCTCAACGAGCTCGTTACGAACGCCCTCAAGTACGCCTATCCTCCCGGCGCGGCCGGGGAAATACGCGTCGACCTTAGAAATCGCGGCGGGAAAGCGGAATTGCTCGTTTCCGACGACGGCCCGGGAATCGATGAAAAATTTCGTCATGCGCACAAGGGGGGAATGGGATTGCGGCTCGTCGATATGCTCTGCCGCCAGATTGGCGGCGTTCACGCGATCGAAGAGGGTCCGGGCGCGCGTATCCGCGTTACGTTCCCGGTATGA